The following are encoded in a window of Candidatus Fluviicola riflensis genomic DNA:
- a CDS encoding DNA-binding response regulator: MNKAEILIIDDEPQIRKLLEITLESNDFIVRTAENAKLGIQLAASHPPELILLDIGLPDKSGHEVLKELRLWYDKAIIILSVINYENDIVTALDNGATDYLTKPFRSAELMARIRSAIRRNQPSVNHPTASCGDLKIDFSARLVTKNENAVKLTNTEFNLLALFFKNEGRVLTHTFILREIWGVAYQTETQYLRVFIGTLRKKIEDDHHSPKHLLTESGVGYRFV, encoded by the coding sequence ATGAATAAAGCGGAAATATTAATCATCGATGACGAACCACAGATTCGGAAACTGCTCGAGATCACACTGGAGAGTAATGATTTTATTGTACGCACAGCCGAAAACGCCAAATTGGGAATTCAACTCGCGGCTTCTCATCCACCGGAATTGATCCTGCTTGATATAGGTTTACCAGATAAAAGCGGACATGAAGTGCTGAAAGAATTACGTCTTTGGTACGATAAAGCCATCATCATTTTGTCGGTTATCAACTATGAAAATGACATTGTTACGGCTTTGGATAATGGCGCCACTGATTATCTGACAAAGCCCTTCCGATCAGCAGAATTAATGGCCCGGATCCGTTCGGCAATTCGGAGAAATCAACCTTCAGTGAATCATCCTACTGCATCTTGCGGCGATTTAAAAATTGATTTTTCAGCCCGATTGGTAACGAAAAATGAAAATGCGGTCAAATTGACCAATACGGAGTTTAACTTGCTGGCGTTGTTTTTTAAAAATGAAGGACGTGTATTAACCCATACTTTTATTCTAAGAGAAATATGGGGCGTCGCTTATCAGACCGAAACGCAATATTTACGCGTTTTTATCGGAACGCTTCGAAAGAAAATCGAAGACGATCACCACAGTCCGAAACACCTGCTAACAGAAAGCGGAGTAGGGTACCGGTTTGTGTAA